Within Gilvibacter sp. SZ-19, the genomic segment CTGATGTTGCTCTTTCAAACCAGCAAATTACTTTGGGTGAGTAGCGATTACAAAGCAGAATGGATACTGGCCCTGCTCGCTTTGGTCTTTCTCGGAATCGGCATTTGGGTGTCTCGTTATTCAAGTCCGAAGCCTAAAGAGGAACCTTGGCAGCAAGATCTGCAGAAGATCGAGCAGTTGGGAATCAGCAAAAGAGAGTTAGAAGTATTGGAAGCCTTATCCGATGGATTGTCAAA encodes:
- a CDS encoding response regulator transcription factor; this translates as MKRIILVFGAIVILLMLLFQTSKLLWVSSDYKAEWILALLALVFLGIGIWVSRYSSPKPKEEPWQQDLQKIEQLGISKRELEVLEALSDGLSNKEIGQRLFVSESTVKTHVSNLLVKLDAKRRTEALTRAQQLRILPK